In the genome of Longimicrobium terrae, the window CGCGGCTCAGCACCTTGCCATTCGCTCGGGTCGCTATGACCAACTCCCCAGAGGACTTTCACCTCCAAGCTCCAGCCCATGCCGGGCACACAACGCAGAACGGCCCCCTTCCGGAAACCGGAAGGGGGCCGTTCACGCGACGAAAAGAACGATCAGGGCGTCGTCGCCGGAGCCGGAGCGGGCGCGGTGCCCGTCGCGGGAGCGGGCGTCGTACCGGTCGCCGACGCCGGTCCGGCCGGAGCCGTCACCGGAGCGGTTCCCGCCGCGGGAGCCGGAGCCGTACCCGTTACCGGAGCGGACGCCGCGCCGGGCGCGTTTCCGGTGGCCGGTGCGCCGAGCGGAGACTGCGCGCCCGGAAGCGCGGGAGCCGGAGCGGGCGTGGTGGTGCCGCCCTTCTGCAGTTCGCGCTGCAGGATGGACGACGCGCCCTGCGGCCGCGACGACAGCATGCTGAGTGTGAGCGCCAGGGCCAGAAAGAGGCCGCCGCACCACCAGCTCATCTTGGTGAGGAGCGTGGTGGCATGCCGTCCGCCCATCAGCGAATCGGTGCCCGCGCCACCGCCCATCGCGGCCAGCCCGCCGCCCTTCCCCGACTGCAGGAGCACCACGGGGATGAGGATCAGCGCGTCGAGGATCAGCAGGATCAGCAGAAACGTGAACACGGAAGGCCCGGAAGACTGGCGAAGAAATTCTGCGAGGAAACGACGAAAGTTAGACGGAACTCGCCCGGTGTCAACCCGCCGCCCGTACGATGGCGGCAAACCCGGCCGGGTCGAGGCTCGCGCCCCCCACCAGCACGCCGTCCACGCCGGGCTGCGACATCAGTTCCGCCGCGTTTTCGGGCTTGACGCTGCCGCCGTACAGAACCGGCACCTGCCCGGCCGCGCCGGCGCCGTACACCTCTTCCAGCGTGCGCCGGACGGCCGCGTGCATGGCGGCCGCGTCCGCGGGCGTCGCTGTTACGCCGGTGCCGATGGCCCACACCGGCTCGTACGCGATCACCAGCCGCGCCAGGTGCTCCACCGGCACCGCGGCCAGAACGGGCCCGAGCTGCTCGACGACGACGGCCTCGGCCCGGTCCGCGCGGCGCTCGTCGATGGTTTCGCCGACGCAGAGGACGGGATCCAGCCCGCCCTCCAGCACGGCGACGGTCTTTCTCACCGTTTCGTCGATCGTCTCGCCGAAGACGTGGCGGCGCTCGCTGTGGCCCACCAGCACGAGTTCCGCGCCGGCGTCCGCCGCCATGGAAACGGAAAGCTCGCCCGTAAAGGCGCCGCCCGCCTCCCAGTGCACATTCTGCACGCCCAGGCGCACGTCCGGCCGCCCCTGCACCGCCTCGCGCGCCGCGGCAAACGACACCGCGGGGGGAAAGAAGACGACGCTCCGGCCGTCCGCCGGCTCCACGAGGGGCAGGAAATCGGCGAAGAAGCGGGCCGCCTGCGACGGCCCGTGGTTCATCTTCCAGTTGCCGGCCAGGATGCGCGTGCGGGTCACCGTCACTCGGCCTCCGACAGGACCGACACGCCCGGAAGCTCGCGGCCCTCCAGGAACTCCAGCGAGGCGCCGCCGCCGGTGGAAACGTGCGACATGCGCGACTCCAGCCCCATGTCCGCCACCGCCGCGGCGGAGTCGCCCCCGCCGATGATGGTGGTGGCACCGCGGTCCGTGGCGTCAGCGACGGCCTCGGCCACCCCGCGCGTGCCGGCGGCGAACTCCGCGATCTCGAACACGCCCATCGGCCCGTTCCACAACACGGTTCCGGCGGTGCCGAGCACGCGGCGGAACTCCTCCACGGTGCGCGGCCCGATGTCGAGCACCGACTGGTCCGCCTGGATTTCCTCGCGCGCCACGACGGTGGTGGTCTGCCCCGCCTCGAGCCGGGGCGCCACGACGGCATCCACCGGAATCACCAGCTTGTCCCCGGCCTGCGCCAGGAGTTCGCGCGCCATCTCCACCCGGTCGTCTTCCACCAGCGAGGTGCCCGTGGCGAGCCCCATGGAGCGGAAGAAGGTGTTGGCCATCGCCCCGCCGATCAGCAGGTGATCGGTCTTGGGAAGCAGGCTGCGGATGACGTCGATTTTTCCGGAAATCTTGCTGCCACCCAGGATGGCGACGAACGGGCGCGCCGGGGACGCCAGCGCACGGCCCAGGTACTCCAGCTCGCGGTCCATCAGAAGCCCCGCCACCGCCGGCTTGCCCTGCCCGCGCATGATCGTCGCGATCCCCGCGGTGGAGGAGTGCGCCCGGTGCGCCGCCCCGAACGCGTCGTTGACGAACACGTCACCCAGCGCGGCCAGCTGCTCCGCGAGTGGTCCGTCGTTCTTTTCCTCGCCCGGGAGGAAGCGGGTGTTCTCCAGCAGAATCACCTCGCCCGGCTGCAGCATGGAGGCGGCACCGTGGGCCTCGCGGCCCACGGTGTCTTCCACGAAGCGGACGGAGTGCCCTTCCAGCAGTTCGGCCAGGCGGGCCGCCACCGGGCGCAGCGACATCTCCGGCACCGGCTTCCCCTTGGGGCGGCCGAAATGCGCCAGCAGCACCAGCGACGCGCCGCGCTGCAGCAGCGCGTTCAGCGTGGGGAGCGTGCTGGTGATGCGGGTGTCGTCGGTGATCCGCCCATCCTCGATGGGAACGTTGTAATCGACCCGCACGACGACGCGGCGGCCCCGCAGCTCGTCGTCGCGCAGGTCGGCGATGGTGCGCTTGCGCACGCTCACAGGCGCTCGCCCATGTAGCGGGCCAGGTCCACGCAGCGGTTGCTGTAGCCCCACTCGTTGTCGTACCAGGTCACCACCTTGACCAGGCCGGCGGTGACGCTGGTGCACGGCGCGTCGATGATGGACGACGCCGGGTTGCCGATGAAGTCCACGGAAACCAGCTCCTGCTCCTCGTACGCCAGCACGCCCTTCATGCGGCCCTCGGCGGCGGCGCGGAGCGCGTCGTTCACTTCCTGCGCGGTGACGTCGCGGCCCAGCTCGGCCGTAAGGTCCACCACCGAAACGTCCGGGGTGGGAACGCGCACCGAGATGCCGTCGATGAGCCCCTTGACCTCGGGAAGCACCAGGCTGGTGGCCTTGGCGGCGCCCGTGGTGGTGGGGATCATGGAGAGCGCGGCGGCGCGGGCCCGGCGCAGGTCCTTGTGCGGCAGGTCCAGGATGTTCTGGTCGTTGGTGTAGGAGTGGATGGTGGTCATCACTCCGCGCTTGAACCCGAACTCGTCCAGCAGCACCTTGACCACGGGCGCCAGGCAGTTGGTGGTGCAGCTGGCGTTGCTGACCACGTGGTGATTGGCCGGGTCGTACTTGTCCTCGTTGACGCCCAGGACGATGGTGACGTCCTCGTTCTTGGCGGGTGCGGAGATGATGACCTTCTTGGCCCCGGCCTGCAGGTGCTTGGCGGCGTCTTCGCGGTTGGTGAAGCGGCCGGTGGACTCGATGACGATGTCCACGCCCAAGTCGCCCCAGGGGAGCGCGGCGGGATCCTTTTCGGCGAACACCCGGATCTCGTCGCCATCCACCAGCAGCGACTGTTCGCGCGCTTCCACCGTGCCGGGGTAGGCGCCGTGAACCGAGTCGTAGCGCAGCAGGTGCGCGAGCGTCTTCGTGTCGGTGAGGTCGTTGACGGCCACGAAGTCGATATCGGTGGCCCCCGCCTTCTTGGCCGCGCGAAGGACGTTACGGCCGATGCGGCCGAAGCCGTTGATGGCGACGCGAATGGGCATTGTTCCGCTCGTGAGGATCGGTGAAAAGGCATGGAGCGCCGGGCCGCGCGGGCCTCAGCGCTCCAGTTCCGGAATGACGCGCGCAAAGGTCGCGACACTCACCACGCGCGCCCCGGCCTCCAGCAGCGCCTGGGAGCAGGCCAGCGCGGTGGCGCCCGTGGTCCATACGTCGTCCACCAGGATCACGTGCTCGCCGCGCAGCTCCCCGGCACCCGCGGCGGGGGCGGTAAAAGCGCGCGCTACGTTAGCCTTGCGTTCGCCCGGATGCAAGGCCGTTTGGGTGGCGGAGGCGCGCGTGCGCACGAGCAGACCGGGCGCGGAGGCGCGCCCCGTTCGCCGCGCGAAACCATCCGCGAGCAGGACGGCCTGGTTGTAGCCGCGCTCCCGCAGCCGGGAGCGGCTGGTGGGAACGGCGACCACGAGCCGCGCCTCGTCGTCCACGTCGCGCGGCCAGGTCATGGCGGCCATGCGCGCCGACATGGGCTCCGCGGCGGCGCGCCATCCCCCGTACTTCAGGGCGTGCACCAGCGCACGCGGCTCCGTCCCCATGACGAACGCGGACCGGATGGAGCGCACGGCGGCGGGCCATTCGCCGCACGTGCGGCACTTGGGACGCGGGTCTTCCCGCGCGGGAACGGGCCCCCAGCACCGGTCGCAGCGCGGCGCGGGAAGCGGGCGGCAGCGCGTCCAGCACACGCGGCAGACGATGCGTTCGGGCTCCGTCGTGGAAACCGGCTCCCGGCAGGCCACGCAGATGGGGGCGAACACCAGGTCCAGCGCGCCGGTCCACGCACCGGAAATCAGATCGCGGATGACGTTCACGGAACAGCTTTCCGGGTCCGGGGTGGACAGCCTGAACGCCGGAAAGAAAGCCGATCCGCCGGATGTCCGGAAGCGCCGCCCGCAAACTGGTCCGCGATGTGGCGCAGACGGCGCGCACGCCGCGACGCACATCCTCCAGAAAGCGAGACGGGCCGCCGCGAATCTCGCGGCGGCCCGTCGTCATGCACTCCTGCTTCGATTCGGCGAATCATCCGGAACCCGCCATCCGCCGCAAATCAATCGTCGGTGATCAGGCGCTGCTGCAGGAGAAGCGCGGTCGCGGCGGCGGCGAGCAGCGCGCGGTCATCAGCCGGAAGCGCCGGGCTCATGCGGACGCTGCCGGGATGGGTGCGATCCACCACCGCCACGGGCACGCCGTCGCGACTCAGAAGGTAGCCCAGCGGCCATCCCGTCTCGTCGTCGCCGGGATACGCCTCGCCCGTGATCTCGTAGCGCACATCGGCGCGATGGATGGTGCCGCCGGGCATGCTTCCGTTGCGCCCGGACAGCTGCAGCTTCCACTGGCCCGCCGAGTCCGCGCCGGGGCGCAGGTCGCAATCCAGCGACATCCCCGACCCCAGTTCCACGTCCACGCTGCCGAGGGTCACGCCGCGCTCGCGATCACGGCCGTCGCATCGCGCAGTCCATCGTACGGCATGCAGCGTATCGCGGATGACGAACGAAAATTCCTGCTGGAACTCACGCTTGCCGCCCACGATGTCCAGAACGCCGCCGCGCTGCCGGGTGTCGCGGAGGTTCACGGTATCGGCGGAAAACGGACCCCACTGTACGCGGAGCGGATGGAGCAGCCCCCGGCGCGTGTGCACCCGCCAAGCGGGCGCGTCCGCCAGCTCCGCGGGAACAGGCATGAGATCCGGCTGAATGGCCGCGCATGCCGGGAGCGCGGTGAGCGCGAGAACCATCGCGGAGCGGATCAGAGGGATGGCGCGAGGCATGTGGGCCTGGTCGGGACGTGGCGTAATCCGATGATCACGATGTCATCAGAGCTTCGACACGAACGATGAGCGGAATCCACGCTTCGCGACACCGGACGAATGACCTACGCGGAGCCGGTCAGCCCTGGGGTGCGGACGTCTGCCCCTGCCACTTGATCCGCGTGTAGGCGATGCGGAATCCCTCGCGCTCAGCGTTGCGCTGCGACGCGCTCCCCGGGTGCGCGCCCATCATGGCCAGCGGGCATCCGGATTCCGCCGCGAAGCGGAGGCGAGCCTGCAGCAGCGCGTGCTGGGCGCCTCGCCTGCGCATGGCGGGAACCGTGCTGGCGCCAGCCAGCAGCGCGACCCCGTCCGCCAGGATCAGCGCACCCGCGGCGGCGGGCTGTCCATCCACCTCCGCCAGAAAGCACTCTGTTCCCGCCGCGGGCGCGCTCACCCGCCCGAAGCTCTGGATGAACTCGGCGATCCCCTCACCCTCGCTGCTCCACCCCTGTGCCGAGACCCGCGCCCACTCATCCGCTTCTTCCACGGCGATGCGGCGGACGTGCACTCCGGCCGGGATGTCCGCGGAGCGATCCGGGAGCCGTGACGGGCGGAAAAGGATGCTGGTGAACTCGATCGGCCGGTACCCGCGGCCGTTCAACTGCTCCAGCAGGCCGGGATCGGCGAGCGGGCTGACCTCGTGGAACACCTCCGCGCCGCGCTCAGCGAAGAACGCCTCCAGCCGGCGGAAATCGTCTTCGCTCACCGGGCCTGACATCCCCAGCCCGAAGGTCTGCGTCAGCGGCGAGCCTACGCCGTCGAACATCGCCCAAGTGCCGGCGACGTCGATCCACGCGGCACCGCTCTCCGGCTGCAGGCGGGCGCGGGCATCGACAAACCCCGCGTTCGCCCGCGCCTCCGCCCGTTCCAGCCGCGCGGAAAGGTCAGCATCCACCAACGGAAAGGCGGCGGATGCCGGTGTCGTGATCTGCACAGTGCTGACGGAATGCGTGATGGTGATTACCGCTGGGCTGTCGTCCCGGCGGAAGTGGCGTCTTCGATGATCAGGGCCGAAATGCGGGCCATCGGCGGGCACGAGCGCGTCTGCGGGCCCGTCACGTATGCCGCCACGGTCGCGCCCGTCTGCACGTCCACCGCGCGTGCGGCCGTCACACCGCCGCCGGAGGAGCGGCGCAGGTACTGTGTGGCGGAATTGGCGGTGCCGTTCAATCCGCACCCGCCGCCGTTGTCGCGCACCATGATGTTCAGCCCACGATCGGTCATGCGGACGGATTCCACGGTACCGCGCACGTACGGCTCACCCGCGGGGACCGCGACAGGAGCGGACGGCGTGCACGCGGTGCCGGCCAGAACCAACGCGACGGCGGCGGGAAAGCGGGCAAGAAGCGAGTTCGTCATCGGCTTCAAATGGATCGGGTGAACTGCCTGTCGTGCCCGCGCCCGAAAATGGGCGCGGGTCAGCGTTGCGGCATCGGTCATTAGACCCGGATCGCCGCAAAATGTTTTCGGCCATCCACATCGGACCCATGCGGAGATGCGGGGCGTGGAGATGCCGAGGGGGAGACTTACGAGGCGGGAAGAGAGAGGGCGGCGCGCATTTCATCCAGCGGCGCATCCATCTGAAACCAGCGGCGAAAGGCGGCCGCGCCCTGGCGGACCAGCATCTCGCTTCCGTCCGCGGCCGGGACGCCGTGCGCCCGCATCTCGCGCGTCCACGCGGTTTCCCCCGGCGCGTAGACCATGTCCAGCGCCGCACCGATCCACCCCTCCGCCTCCGCGGGGTCCAGCGCCGGCGCGTCTCCGGCCTTGAGCCCCAGCGACGTGCTGTTGATGGCCAGATCGAAGCGGTCGCCACGCAGTTCCTGTGCGGAGGCGGCCACGTCGATCCGCAGCCCGGGGGCGCGGAACCGGTCCGCCAGCGCACGCGCGCGATCCAGCGTGCGGTTGGCGATGGCGATGCGCGACACGCCCGCGTCTGCCAGCGCGCACACCGCCGCGCTCGCCGCGCCGCCGGCCCCCAGCAGGAGCACGGACGCGCCCGCCGGCTCGCCGCCCAGGAGCGACTGCACCGCGCCGCGCGCGCCGTCCACGTCGGTGTTGTCGCCGTGCACGCGCCCGTCCACCGCCCAGTAGCAGTTGCAGGCGCCGGTGCGGGTGACGGCGGGAGAGGGGAGGTCCACCGCGGACGCGGCCACCGCCTTGTGGGGAACGGTGACGTTGCCGCCGCCGCCCGCCAGCGCGATTCCGCGCATGAGCCCGGCGACCTGCGCCGGGGCGCAGCGGAGCGCCACGTACACGGCATCCAGCCCCAGGTGGCGGAACGCGGCGTTCTGAAAGACGGGAGAAAGCGAGTGGGCGACGGGGTCGCCCAGGATCGCGAAGAGGCGGGTGGCGGCGGTGGTCACGGATGCAGAATGGGCGCGAGCCGGTCCAGCACCTGGTCGATCAGCGCGCTCAATTCGTCAAACGTCTGCTGGTACAGCTCTTCCGGGCCGCCGTACGGATCCGGAACGGCGTGCCCCAGCCCCTCGCCGCCCGCAGCGAAGTCGCCCAGCGTGGCGGCCTTTTCCCCCGCGCCTACGCGGTCCACCACCACCAGGTGCGACGGGCTCATCGCCAGGATCAGGTCCGCCCACTCGGCCAGCCCGGGGGTCAGCGGCTGGCTGCGGTGGCCGGAAAGGTCAATCCCGGCGCGGGCGGCCACGGTCACCCCCTCGGGAGAGGCGGCCCCGCCCGGCGCGGCGGACACGCCCGCGGACTGCACGCGCACATGCCGCCATCCGCGCGCGGCCACGGCCTGGCGGGCGATGCCCTCCGCCAGCGGCGAGCGGCAGGTGTTGCCGGTGCAGAGAAACAGGAGATTGAACGTGGTGGTCCGCGGCGTGGACCTCGTGGCCTGTTCGGACATCTCCGGTCCCGGGTTGCGGGCGGGGGTCAGGTCTGACATGGGCTCCGGTGTGGCTGTCGCCCGGTTCGTGGTGCACCGGCAAGGCGAGCGGCGCAATCTACAGACTGCGCCGCCGATCGTCCAACCAGTACGCAAGCCGTCAGCCGCGGTCCAGTTCCGCCGCGATCGCCTCCGCCACCGCCACGTCCTCCGGGCGCGTCACCTTCAGATTTCGCGGCGAGCCCATGACCACCCGCACCGGCCCGGCGTAGCGCTCGAACAGCGCCGCGTCGTCCGTGGCGGCGAATCCGTCCGCCGCGGCACGATCATAGGCGTGGAGGATGGCGGCGCACGGAAAGCCCTGCGGCGTCTGCGCCTGCCAGAGCCGCGCGCGGTCCGGCGTGCCGGTGATGGCGCCGGATTCATCCACCTGCTTGATGGTATCCGTCACCGGCACCGCCGCGATCGCGCCGCCCTCCGCCTCCAGCACGCGGTCGATGGTGTCGCGGTCGATGAACGGGCGCGCACCGTCGTGGATCAGCACCCGGTCACAATCCGCCACGAGCGCGAGTCCCGCGCGGACGGAATCGCCCCGCTCCGCCCCGCCCGCGGCGAGGACGATTCCCATCCCCTGCAGCCACGCCGGAGGCGGTTCCACGTCTTCCGCGGGGAGCACGACGACGACGCGTTCGATGCGCGGATGGCGGAGAAAAGGAAGGATGGCGCGCAGCAGCACCGGCTGCCCGCCGATGGACAGGTATTGCTTGCGCACCGGCCCGCCGAAGCGACGGCCGCTGCCGCCGGCGACGATGACGGCGGCAACGCGGGGGATGTCAGGCGAAGATGTGGTCGACAAGGGCGCGGATGTCTTCGGCGGGGACGGCGCGGATGCCGGCGGGAACGCTCTGCGGCACGGCGCGGGGAGACAGGTAGGCGGTGCGGAAGCCCATTCGCGCGGCTTCGGCCAGGCGGCGCTCCATCTGACTCACCGCGCGCACCTCGCCGCCCAGTCCCAGTTCGCCGATGATGACGACGTCGGCCGGCACGGCGCGGTCGAACACGCTGGAGGCGAGCGCCACGGCGACAGCGGCGTCCCCCGCGGTTTCCGCCAGCCGCAGCCCGCCCACGACGTTCAGGAACACGTCCAGCTGGCCGAAGGGAAGGCCGGCTCGCTTTTCCAGCACGGCGAGAAGGAGGGCGAGCCGCTTGGGATCCATCCCCGAACTGACGCGCTGCGGGGCACCATACGCGGCCTTTGCCGCCAGCGCCTGCACTTCTACCAGGAGCGGGCGCGTACCCTCCATCGTCGCCACCACGGCGGAGCCGGGGACCGCGTCGGAGCGCTCGCCCAGGAACAGTTCGCTGGGATTGGCGACCGGGGCCAGCCCGCCCGCCGTCATCCGGAAGACACCGATCTCGTCCACGCCGCCGAAGCGGTTCTTGGTGGCGCGCAGAACGCGGTGGTCCAGCCCGCCCGCGGCCTCGAAGTAGAGCACCGTATCCACGATGTGCTCCAGCGTCTTGGGACCCGCGATGCCGCCGCCCTTGGTGACGTGGCCCACCAGGAACACGGCCGTTCCCGTCTGCTTGGCAAAGCGCTGGAGACGCGCGGCGCACTCGCGCACCTGGCCCACGTTGCCCGGCGCGCCTTCCAGTTCCGGCGTGTAGACGGTCTGGATGGAGTCCACCAGCAGCACTCGCGGGTTCACTTCCGCCGCGCGCAGGAGGAGAGTATCCAGTTCCGTTTCCGCCAGCAGCGTCACGGCGCCGGCGGGCTCGTCCATGCGGTCGGCGCGCAGCTTTACCTGATGCGCGGATTCTTCGCCGGAGACGTACAGCGTGCTGCGGCCGGAGCCTTCCAGCCGCGCGGCCACCTGCAGCAGAATCGTCGATTTGCCGATTCCGGGCTCGCCGCCCACCAGCACCACCGAGCCGGGGACGATGCCGCCGCCCAGGACGAAGTCGAACTCGGCCAGCCCCGTGGGCCAGCGCTGTCCCTCCGCGCCCTGCACGTCGCGCAGCCGCACGGGCGCGGGCGAGTTTGAGGCGGCCAGACGCAGGGACGATATCGACGACGCGGACGCCTTGGCCCGGCGCGGCGCGGCGGGCTCTTCCACCAGCGAATTCCACTCGCGGCAGGCGGGGCACTGGCCCTGCCACTTGGGCGTCTCGTTGCCGCATTCGCGGCAGAAGAACGCAGTCTTTGTCTTGGCCATTCGCCCTGTCTGCTCCGGAAACGGGTCCGGAGATCCGTACACCACGGACACCGAATCGTGCGCTGCTCGCCCGTCGCGATCAGCGGATGAACGGAATGGAATCACACAGAGTCAACGGAGTCAACAGAGAAGACCTCCGTTGACTCTGTTGACTCTGTGTGAACCCTGTCTTTTCCAGACTGGCCCGCGCTCGGCACTCCGGCGGACCGTCCCCGGCCAGAGGAGATTCAAAGTCCGGGGTCAGGCGGAATGGAAGGTGGATCAGCCAGTGCGCGGACACGAACCGTTCGAGCAGGTCGAACGCCGCCCGGGCATCCCCCTCCGCGTGCCGCACCCACGTCGGCGGCCGGCCGGGCATGGAGTGATGCGCGAAACGGATGCGCTCTCCCTCCAGATCGATCCGCAGCACGTCGTGATCGGGATCCCACTCGGCGACGTTCGCGATCAGGAGCGCGTGCATCGACGCCGACGCGAAGAGCCGCCCCTCGTACCGCGCCGCGATGAGCCGGACGAGGGCGGCCATCTCGGCGAAGTGGTGCGGGCCGGGGCGGATGGCGAGGAACAGCGCCTCCACCTCCGCCCACGGCCGCGCCTGGATGCGGTACATCCCGGCCGCCCAGCTCAGTACTCCGGCGGACCGTCCGAGCGGCCGGAGTAGCTTTCGAAGCGGGTGAACTCCTTGAGGAACATCAGGTTCACGGTGCCGGTGGCGCCGTTTCGCTGCTTGCCGATGATGAGCTCGGCGCGCCCCTCCAGGCTGTTCCCCTCCTTGTCCGTGGGCCCGAAGTAATACTCCGGGCGGAAAAGGAACATGATGACGTCCGCGTCCTGTTCGATGGCGCCGGAGTTGTGGCTCACGATGCCGTCGGCCAACCAGCACGACGGGCCGGGAACGGTGAGGTCGAACACTTCTTCCTCGCCTTCGGGCACCACGCTCACAACACGGTCCCAGAACAGGTCGCTCTCCGCCCAGGCGTGCAGTTGCTCGTCATCCAGCAACGTCGCGTATTCCGCCACAACCGCGCGGGACGGGGCGAAGCGGAAATGCGACGTGCCGCCGTACGACGTGCCCCGCGCGGAAGCCATCGCGCGCTGCGACATCCCCCGCTCCGCCATTCGCTCCTTCACCCGGCCGAACACCTCCCGCGGGAGCGTGTCGACATTGGTGTTTTCCTCCGTGGCCGCCAGCCGCTCCGCGAGGCGAGCCACCGGTTCCGCCCGCGGCCCGAATCCGCCGACAGTCTCCAGAAACCGTCGCTGATCAACGGCGCCGGAGACATAGACGTTGTACATCGGGCGCCCACTCGGCTGCGCGACTTCGCGAATCCGCCCCACGATTCCCAGGCGCAGCAGCAGCGCGGCCACGTCATCAGCAAGCAGTCGGCTGCACGTGGCAAAGAACACGCTGGACGATCCGCGCGCGCCGGACGTGCGGACGTGCACGCTTCCATCCGTCGCCCACAGATGTCGGAGAAGGAGCGCGACCTGCCGGCTGCTGAAGCGGAACACGTCCGCAGGCAGGTACTTCTGGTGAGACCGATGGTTGAAGATCCCCAGTTCGCGCAACCAGCGGTTCACCCCCGCCGGATGCCAGCGGTTTCCGTTGCCGCTGATGACGAGCTGGTGCCAGTTGCCGCGCCCGGCATGCCGGTTGACCGTCGCGCCGAACTCCGCCTCCGCCGCGCGAGCCACGTACGCGCTGTTCTCCTCCGACGCGGTGGTATAGCGGAGCGGCTGGCCGCTCAGGTAACTGCCGTCGCCTACCAGATGGCCCAGCAGACCCACGCGCGAGTCCGGCCACACAACCGGGTCCGAAGGCTCCGGAAGCTGACGGGCGAGCGCGAGGCGGTCGCCGGAGGCGAGGTCGCGCACATGCACCCATCCGGCCGGTCCGCGCAGACGGTGCTCCGCCGTGGCGCGGATGCGCCGGCCGCTGGCGAGCTGGACCGTGAACACCGGCTTGGGGCCCTTGCTCCACACCAGGTCCGTCGCGGCGCGGTGCAGCTTTCCATCTTCCGACACCGCGATCACTTCCGGCGTCGTCCCCACCAGGTCGCGGATGGGGACGCGGCGCCCGTCCGCCAGCACCACGCGCGTGTCGCCCGTGACGCATTCTCGAAGGTCGCTCATCATGGGGCGCTTGTCGGGGCGCGACTCCACGGCGCGGGACAGCTGCGAAAGCGCCACCACGGGAACGTCGAGTTCCTTCGCGAGCGCCTTGAGCCCGCGGGAAATCTCCGACACTTCCTGCTGGCGGTTTTCGGTCTTGTTGCCCTTGCCGCCCACCATCAGTTGCAGGTAGTCGACGATGATCATCGACAGGTCTGGGCGGTCCGCCTTGAGCCGCCGGGCCTTGGCGCGCATTTCCAGCACCGAGATGCCGGCCGTGTCGTCGATGTAGATGGGCGCGGTGTTCAGGTGCCCCGCCGCGGTGGCCAGGCGCGCGTACTCGTCGTCGCCCAGGCGGCCGCGGCGCAGACGGCCGGCGTCCACGCGGGCCTCGGCGCAGAGCACGCGCTGCACCAGCGACTCCTTGCTCATTTCCAGCGAAAAGAACGCGACCGCCTTCTGGGCCGAAATCGCCGCGTGCTGCGCGATATTAAGCGTGAACGCCGTTTTTCCCATTGACGGCCTGGCCGCGACGATGATGAGGTCGCTGGGCTGAAAGCCGGCGGTCATCTCGTCCAGGTCGGCGAAGCCGGTGGGAATGCCGGTGACGGACGAGTTGTTGTTCTGCAGCGCCTCGATCTTTTCAAACGTGGGCCACAGGATCTCCTTGATCCAGACGAAGCCCTTGCGGTCGTTGGTCTGCGCGACCTCAAAGATCTTCTGCTCCGCCTGGTCCAGCAGGGTGTCGACCTCGCCGGGATTGTCGTACGTGTCCTGAATGATGGTGGTGGCCGCCTCGATCAGGCGGCGCAGCAGCGCCTTTTCGCGAACGATGCGGGCGTGGTACTCGATGTTGGCCGCCGTGGGCACCGCGTCCATCGCCGAGGCGATGAACTGCAGGCCGCCCACCGACTCCAGGTCGCCGTGGTTGCGCAGGTCCTCCGC includes:
- a CDS encoding replicative DNA helicase, yielding MSTILPYVPKVAPPSAMPSAFADRSPPYSAEAELAVLGGMLIDADALTKAIEQVDDTMFYREGNRRAFRAMQRIFERGDVVDALTLAEDLRNHGDLESVGGLQFIASAMDAVPTAANIEYHARIVREKALLRRLIEAATTIIQDTYDNPGEVDTLLDQAEQKIFEVAQTNDRKGFVWIKEILWPTFEKIEALQNNNSSVTGIPTGFADLDEMTAGFQPSDLIIVAARPSMGKTAFTLNIAQHAAISAQKAVAFFSLEMSKESLVQRVLCAEARVDAGRLRRGRLGDDEYARLATAAGHLNTAPIYIDDTAGISVLEMRAKARRLKADRPDLSMIIVDYLQLMVGGKGNKTENRQQEVSEISRGLKALAKELDVPVVALSQLSRAVESRPDKRPMMSDLRECVTGDTRVVLADGRRVPIRDLVGTTPEVIAVSEDGKLHRAATDLVWSKGPKPVFTVQLASGRRIRATAEHRLRGPAGWVHVRDLASGDRLALARQLPEPSDPVVWPDSRVGLLGHLVGDGSYLSGQPLRYTTASEENSAYVARAAEAEFGATVNRHAGRGNWHQLVISGNGNRWHPAGVNRWLRELGIFNHRSHQKYLPADVFRFSSRQVALLLRHLWATDGSVHVRTSGARGSSSVFFATCSRLLADDVAALLLRLGIVGRIREVAQPSGRPMYNVYVSGAVDQRRFLETVGGFGPRAEPVARLAERLAATEENTNVDTLPREVFGRVKERMAERGMSQRAMASARGTSYGGTSHFRFAPSRAVVAEYATLLDDEQLHAWAESDLFWDRVVSVVPEGEEEVFDLTVPGPSCWLADGIVSHNSGAIEQDADVIMFLFRPEYYFGPTDKEGNSLEGRAELIIGKQRNGATGTVNLMFLKEFTRFESYSGRSDGPPEY
- the radA gene encoding DNA repair protein RadA, which gives rise to MAKTKTAFFCRECGNETPKWQGQCPACREWNSLVEEPAAPRRAKASASSISSLRLAASNSPAPVRLRDVQGAEGQRWPTGLAEFDFVLGGGIVPGSVVLVGGEPGIGKSTILLQVAARLEGSGRSTLYVSGEESAHQVKLRADRMDEPAGAVTLLAETELDTLLLRAAEVNPRVLLVDSIQTVYTPELEGAPGNVGQVRECAARLQRFAKQTGTAVFLVGHVTKGGGIAGPKTLEHIVDTVLYFEAAGGLDHRVLRATKNRFGGVDEIGVFRMTAGGLAPVANPSELFLGERSDAVPGSAVVATMEGTRPLLVEVQALAAKAAYGAPQRVSSGMDPKRLALLLAVLEKRAGLPFGQLDVFLNVVGGLRLAETAGDAAVAVALASSVFDRAVPADVVIIGELGLGGEVRAVSQMERRLAEAARMGFRTAYLSPRAVPQSVPAGIRAVPAEDIRALVDHIFA
- the ispD gene encoding 2-C-methyl-D-erythritol 4-phosphate cytidylyltransferase; this encodes MSTTSSPDIPRVAAVIVAGGSGRRFGGPVRKQYLSIGGQPVLLRAILPFLRHPRIERVVVVLPAEDVEPPPAWLQGMGIVLAAGGAERGDSVRAGLALVADCDRVLIHDGARPFIDRDTIDRVLEAEGGAIAAVPVTDTIKQVDESGAITGTPDRARLWQAQTPQGFPCAAILHAYDRAAADGFAATDDAALFERYAGPVRVVMGSPRNLKVTRPEDVAVAEAIAAELDRG